A single genomic interval of Lathyrus oleraceus cultivar Zhongwan6 chromosome 7, CAAS_Psat_ZW6_1.0, whole genome shotgun sequence harbors:
- the LOC127100890 gene encoding V-type proton ATPase subunit D, with protein sequence MSGQSQRLNVVPTVTMLGVVKARLVGATRGHALLKKKSDALTVQFRQILKKIVSTKESMGDIMKTSSFALTEAKYVAGDNIKHVVLENVKEASLRVRSRTENVAGVKLPKFDYTADGEASKNDLTGLARGGQQVQQCRVAYIKAIEVLVELASLQTSFLTLDDAIKTTNRRVNALENVVKPRLENTISYIKGELDELEREDFFRLKKIQGYKRREIERKMVLAREQQAVEKLQLQKGGTWVSYDSSQNLLSGTGDKDEDIIF encoded by the coding sequence ATGTCGGGGCAATCACAGCGTTTGAATGTGGTCCCCACAGTGACAATGCTTGGAGTGGTGAAAGCACGTTTGGTTGGAGCAACAAGAGGCCATGCTCTTCTGAAGAAGAAAAGTGATGCTTTAACTGTTCAGTTTCGTCAGATCCTGAAAAAGATTGTTTCAACAAAGGAATCAATGGGTGACATAATGAAAACCTCATCCTTTGCATTAACTGAGGCTAAGTATGTAGCTGGCGACAACATCAAGCACGTCGTGCTTGAGAATGTTAAAGAAGCTTCACTCAGGGTGCGTTCTCGTACCGAGAACGTTGCTGGAGTGAAGCTTCCGAAGTTCGATTATACCGCTGACGGTGAGGCCTCGAAGAATGACCTTACTGGATTGGCTAGAGGTGGTCAGCAGGTGCAGCAGTGTCGTGTCGCTTATATTAAGGCAATTGAGGTTCTTGTTGAGCTTGCGTCGCTTCAGACATCTTTCCTCACCCTTGATGATGCTATCAAGACTACCAACCGTAGGGTTAATGCTCTCGAGAATGTCGTGAAGCCGCGATTGGAGAATACTATTAGTTACATTAAGGGTGAGTTGGATGAGCTTGAGAGAGAGGATTTCTTTAGGTTGAAGAAGATTCAGGGTTATAAGAGAAGGGAAATCGAAAGGAAGATGGTGCTTGCTAGGGAGCAACAAGCTGTTGAAAAGTTGCAATTGCAGAAAGGAGGGACTTGGGTTTCTTATGATTCCTCTCAAAATTTGTTGTCTGGTACAGGTGATAAAGACGAGGATATCATTTTctaa